One stretch of Deltaproteobacteria bacterium GWA2_45_12 DNA includes these proteins:
- a CDS encoding threonine--tRNA ligase — protein MVCRTGHENDPIEKMRHSCAHIMASAVVRLFSGTKVTIGPCVEDGFYYDFDSEHTFTLEDLPKIEGEMAKIIKANDSFVRKEVSKKEAITFFENKKEKYKVEIINGLSDSEPISLYQHGDFVDLCKGPHVDKTGNVAAFKLLQVAGSYWRGDEKRERLQRIYGTAFASQKDLDDYLIRLEEAKKRDHRKLGKELELFSFHPEAPASPFFYPKGALIYRLVADYLRGLYSIHGYQEVITPQILDIDLWQRSGHLDHFKENMYFTEFEGRQMAVKPMNCPGHCLMFGERKWSYRELPVRFADFGRLHRYERSGVTHGLTRVRTFSQDDAHIFCTPEQMEGEIQNFLKLVQEVYTHFGFEEVFVAVSTRPEHFLGSIENWDVAEKQLMSSLQKAALKYHINPGEGAFYGPKIEFQIKDALGRPWQLGTLQVDYSMPERFGLAYIDRDSTAKTPVMLHRAILGSMERFLGILIEHCAGAFPFWLAPVQIILLTITEAQNDYATEIKNLLHSKGFRVEIDGRNEKLGLKIREAQLKKIPYMGVLGAKEALAKSVAIRHRKDGDLGVLNLEDVAQKLGQEIN, from the coding sequence ATGGTTTGCAGAACCGGACATGAAAACGATCCCATTGAAAAAATGAGGCATTCGTGTGCGCATATTATGGCCAGCGCGGTGGTCAGGCTTTTTTCGGGGACCAAGGTGACCATTGGGCCCTGCGTGGAGGATGGGTTTTATTATGATTTTGATTCCGAACACACATTCACCCTGGAAGATTTGCCGAAAATAGAAGGGGAAATGGCCAAAATCATCAAGGCCAATGATTCCTTTGTCCGGAAAGAGGTTTCCAAAAAGGAAGCCATCACGTTTTTTGAAAATAAAAAAGAAAAGTACAAGGTTGAAATCATCAACGGCCTGTCTGATTCCGAACCCATTAGCCTTTATCAGCATGGCGATTTTGTTGATTTGTGCAAGGGGCCCCATGTTGATAAAACGGGCAACGTTGCAGCCTTCAAGCTTTTGCAGGTGGCGGGTTCCTATTGGCGTGGGGATGAAAAACGGGAAAGACTTCAGCGCATTTACGGTACGGCCTTTGCAAGCCAAAAAGATTTGGATGATTATTTGATTCGTCTTGAAGAAGCCAAAAAGCGGGATCATCGCAAGCTGGGTAAAGAGCTTGAGCTTTTTAGTTTTCATCCAGAGGCTCCGGCTTCTCCTTTTTTCTATCCCAAAGGAGCCCTGATTTACCGGTTGGTCGCTGATTATCTGCGTGGTTTGTACAGCATTCATGGTTATCAGGAAGTGATTACGCCCCAGATTTTGGACATTGACCTGTGGCAACGTTCCGGTCACTTGGATCATTTCAAGGAAAACATGTATTTTACCGAGTTCGAAGGCCGTCAAATGGCGGTCAAACCCATGAATTGTCCGGGCCATTGTCTCATGTTTGGGGAACGAAAATGGTCCTATCGTGAGTTGCCTGTTCGTTTTGCCGATTTTGGGCGATTGCATCGTTATGAAAGAAGTGGAGTGACTCACGGGCTAACAAGAGTACGCACTTTTTCGCAGGATGATGCCCATATTTTTTGTACGCCTGAACAAATGGAAGGGGAGATCCAGAATTTTTTGAAATTGGTGCAAGAAGTTTATACGCATTTTGGTTTTGAGGAAGTTTTTGTGGCTGTGTCGACAAGGCCAGAACATTTTTTGGGAAGTATTGAAAATTGGGATGTGGCTGAAAAGCAACTGATGAGCTCGCTCCAAAAAGCTGCCTTAAAGTATCACATTAACCCCGGTGAAGGGGCTTTTTATGGTCCCAAGATTGAATTTCAAATAAAGGATGCCTTGGGGCGCCCCTGGCAGTTGGGGACTTTACAGGTTGATTATTCCATGCCGGAACGTTTTGGTTTGGCCTATATCGACCGTGACAGTACGGCAAAAACACCGGTCATGCTTCACCGGGCGATTTTGGGTTCGATGGAGCGTTTTTTGGGTATTTTAATAGAGCATTGTGCGGGAGCTTTTCCTTTTTGGTTGGCCCCTGTCCAGATTATTTTACTGACCATTACCGAGGCGCAAAATGATTATGCCACGGAAATAAAAAACCTTCTTCACTCTAAGGGATTTCGTGTAGAAATTGATGGCCGTAATGAGAAACTTGGATTAAAAATACGCGAAGCTCAGCTTAAAAAAATACCTTATATGGGGGTGCTTGGAGCCAAAGAGGCGCTTGCCAAATCAGTGGCAATAAGGCATCGCAAGGATGGAGATTTGGGAGTACTTAATTTAGAGGATGTGGCCCAAAAATTGGGTCAGGAGATTAACTAA